In Palaemon carinicauda isolate YSFRI2023 chromosome 28, ASM3689809v2, whole genome shotgun sequence, a single genomic region encodes these proteins:
- the LOC137621724 gene encoding uncharacterized protein, translated as MNEESNTPMKHSGRPTQTDIDYSDPATWTSHDDQLRQQLVQHGPMQIFDMRFPRDKTRGNFSSFHYQRHLPAGEVMHRKWLQYSVSTESVMCFCCKLVGLKRISSLSSIGLRVWKNLSSLLSSHEKLPDHLDNVGKWKELEQRLKKHKTIDDETRCARERVENYCKEILELLIALVRVLGVQNLSFRGTNEKLHSAGIGNFLKFVELIALFDPFMSEHLCKMRNEETHVHYLGKNIQNELIDILANAIKEEILRNAHAAKYFSIILDSTPDMSQVEQMTAIIRFV; from the coding sequence ATGAATGAAGAAAGTAACACACCAATGAAGCACTCTGGTAGGCCTACACAGACTGATATAGACTACAGTGATCCAGCAACATGGACTAGCCATGATGATCAGTTAAGGCAGCAACTAGTGCAACATGGACCCATGCAGATATTTGATATGAGGTTTCCAAGAGATAAAACCCGGGGAAATTTTTCGAGCTTCCATTATCAAAGACATTTACCCGCTGGAGAAGTTATGCACAGAAAGTGgctacaatattcagtgtcaactgAGTCTGTAATGTGTTTCTGTTGCAAGCTGGTTGGCTTGAAACGCATTTCTTCACTTTCTAGTATTGGATTACGAGTCTGGAAAAACTTGTCATCATTACTGTCATCACATGAAAAATTACCTGATCATTTGGACAATGTGGGCAAGTGGAAAGAGCTTGAGCAGCGTTTGAAGAAACACAAAACAATAGATGATGAAACCCGGTGTGCAAGAGAAAGAGTTGAAAATTATTGTAAAGAAATCTTGGAACTACTTATTGCCTTAGTAAGGGTACTTGGTGTGCAGAATCTCTCTTTTcgaggaacaaatgaaaaattacacAGTGCAGGAATTGgaaattttttaaagtttgtagAACTAATTGCATTGTTTGATCCATTTATGAGTGAACATCTGTGTAAGATGAGGAATGAAGAAACACATGTACATTATCTAGGAAAAAACATTCAGAATGAATTGATAGACATATTAGCAAATGCTATTAAGGAAGAAATTCTGAGAAATGCACATgctgcaaaatatttttcaataattttggacAGCACACCTGATATGAGTCAGGTGGAGCAAATGACAGCCATAATCAGGTTTGTTTAA
- the LOC137621725 gene encoding uncharacterized protein produces the protein MFLEERRSDTEFEKVLVDAIELANVLEIDPVFVADSVRLRKKKRQFDYEGEDTPMQNAKVNFKVNFYFAVLNVAINSVLEHFQQLQLMKSVFGFLYDVKSLNGITNTQLMEHYTKLETALRDRESKDIDATDLCHELQAVARRLQPDTVTPLDVLKLICEQGLVHRVPNTFVALRILLTLPVTVASGERSFSKLKLIKTYLRSTMTEERLVGLAMVSKENEIAQKVDLRNLVADFAKKRHGKHIFSYL, from the coding sequence ATGTTTCTAGAAGAGAGAAGAAGTGATACAGAGTTTGAAAAGGTACTAGTTGATGCTATTGAATTGGCTAATGTTTTGGAGATAGACCCAGTTTTTGTTGCAGATTCCGTTCGTCTTAGGAAAAAGAAAAGGCAGTTTGACTATGAAGGTGAAGACACACCAATGCAGAATGCAAAAGTGAACTTTAAAGTTAACTTCTATTTTGCTGTACTCAATGTTGCCATCAATTCTGTACTGGAACATTTTCAGCAACTGCAGCTGATGAAGTCTGTTTTTGGTTTCCTGTATGATGTGAAATCACTTAATGGGATAACAAACACACAACTTATGGAACATTACACTAAGCTGGAAACAGCACTACGAGATAGAGAAAGCAAGGACATAGACGCCACTGACTTGTGTCATGAACTTCAGGCAGTTGCACGCCGCCTTCAGCCTGACACAGTCACTCCCCTGGATGTTTTAAAGTTAATTTGTGAACAAGGGCTGGTTCACAGGGTACCCAACACATTTGTTGCCTTGCGCATTCTGCTAACTTTGCCTGTTACTGTGGCGAGCGGTGAGAGGagcttctcaaaattaaaattaattaagacGTATTTGCGGTCTACAATGACAGAAGAAAGACTTGTAGGTCTAGCTATGGTCTCTAAAGAGAACGAGATCGCACAGAAAGTTGATCTAAGGAATCTAGTGGCTGATTTTGCCAAGAAAAGGCACGGAAAGCACATTTTTAGTTATCTGTAG